A genomic segment from Portunus trituberculatus isolate SZX2019 chromosome 14, ASM1759143v1, whole genome shotgun sequence encodes:
- the LOC123503394 gene encoding titin-like isoform X4, with product MFPHMYKVRPPKGSGIREPSKSEGPGSEPQWQGDSWRRPNRWDQSPQTPAQQSMPSTPQPVQSAEPQANLVRDLSYIPYWDNDPPDQCPEGEPPVNSTMSVHAGDGDTLTGSDNPTPWRKSSQHRTWTPVQPATDSKQQQAVFFQPCSHRLHTQPCPFTGDMPYKKQANTNPPAKMSATVLRKRSTEPPLAPQNERVTRIRQGQTDQEENREARQPQRIRTRKVDNDLQNDRNSTDNNTKNMQEANDARPPIKRWRSRDETNSVKPRDDLTDRKNIFQRENSRDEERFRQEREKREELRNKRDELRRREQTEREKREEQRRKEQEKEQESTSSIDDIRKRHEKEREELRRLQEERDRQEAQMRQKPEMNEKAEKDKQTEVNNQNKPFLRKFSRPEPEEVLRKNSRPEPEERVRKPSQPEPERMIRKTSRPEPEEVLRKTSKPEPEMLRKTSQPEPEERVRKASQPEPERMLRKTSRPETEEVLRKNSKPEPEVLRKTSKPEPEGVVRKTSKPEPEEVVRKTSKPEPEGLLRKTSRPEPEGRLRKISRESEPVQRKTSQPESEKVVLRKVSGQETSEVPRKTSNQEPDKLCRKISTDQLKRNSKHEPEELLRKTSKQESDDEEPECLQDRVSRFGVQLRSRKPSNPPPPKGPVPSESEEDLALMNDKNKLSNIKNRWESKIQNENEQRDRKRSLTQKPSKMENETDRKESIIENKPESKDEKNETEKKKPNQNVQTAPGKQQTPGQKDTQSKEDLQVQKDPSNKPVMHPTDQKERNTQKLKDKGEIDPPPKVKQGLFFQDVKLKKAKTSVPEKSKPESKQFLEEVKLRKVETKPRAVHRVNSVVEFSDDEDDLLEEEEESEESDTESESDDSEEETDEDEETSEEESEEEEEEEEEEEKQPKIDNKAKKTEPPQPTPQTNTAFEEVPWWEEPSAEEDEPELIWDQSTDDMITQSNNALESPLPWWEQPQDDDGSNNAHQSPIPWWEQPQDTGSNNALESPVPWWEQPQDAREWSPGSPVFKKDVFESMKVKSQPPPPPPPPSSKKQKDDGSGPPPPPPMPGPPPPPPPQPGSHPKRPTSVAKKQKLDQLKKAARSRPDWNGLLRDIESGIKLRRLSSCDKMDRSTPMLPNSRGKGGKFVYESEKPMAHNQLLHEIHRGVKLRKVKTNDRSKPCFRALGVKKLRRQLTMENINKLESIPSSSDEEEDIDKMRDDLQATKGQLEDEIKNRKKLERESKIYKIDIAALQAEVKRLKRQLKSAGINDPKPMTNGEADEIVPKLEKSMSKLRMHEDEVLDFSELDTLETEINNLKGQVDSYKKQAEDYTNKYNEVNQKLLVAENSASEWELRSNYYEKKFKALQKEQCIELPDIEIVGVQTDPIDFTPPPPSSPTEDGDRRPFPMPSKSGSRRSFASSVHKMESFKEEEEDDDDDDEDDEEEEESEEESEESEEETEEEDEEKAAEKRAINAARRIERDIKLATNKLNNVKSKEERTREERKALRDRMTKCCHDMKTEREMYFKTKRELDEMASAFKASDDEDDSSEDEDDSDESDDSDEEEIPREKEEGEEWWLDDTTKKPIKLKKKKKRKLDANGEEEKDSEQLPDIQEPVWSESEQEESEADDEKNDSEKRLIKLKNRTQKHEQKHATLRKGVSALKTKLEQSEELLAAEKRRRQRLDEELHIMLAELS from the exons AGTGACAATCCAACTCCATGGAGGAAGAGTAGCCAACATAGG ACCTGGACTCCGGTTCAGCCAGCAACAGACAGCAAACAACAGCAA GCAGTATTCTTCCAACCTTGCAGCCACAGACTGCACACCCAGCCATGCCCTTTCACGGGAGACATGCcctacaaaaaa CAAGCAAACACAAATCCTCCAGCAAAAATGTCAGCCACAGTGCTCAGGAAAAGGAGCACTgaacctccacttgccccacaGAATGAACGTGTAACTAGGATCAGACAAGGTCAGACAGACCAGGAAGAGAACAGGGAAGCAAGGCAGCCACAGAGGATAAGAACACGGAAAGTAGACAATGATCTTCAGAATGACAGAAATTCTACAGATAACAATACAAAGAACATGCAGGAAGCCAACGATGCACGTCCACCTATTAAAAGATGGCGGAGCAGGGATGAAACAAATTCTGTGAAACCCAGGGATGAtttgacagacagaaaaaatatatttcagaGAGAAAACAGCCGAGATGAAGAGCGTTTCaggcaggaaagagaaaaaagggaagaactgagaaataaaagagatgaacttaggagaagagaacaaactgaaagagaaaagagagaggaacaacgacggaaggaacaggaaaaagaacaggaaagcaCAAGTTCAATAGATGATATACGCAAAAgacacgagaaagagagagaagaactaaGAAGattacaagaagaaagagacagacaggaagcaCAAATGAGACAGAAaccagaaatgaatgaaaaggctgagaaagacaaacaaacagaagttAACAATCAGAATAAGCCATTTTTAAGAAAATTTAGTAGACCTGAACCTGAAGAAGTGTTGAGGAAGAACAGTCGACCAGAGCCtgaagaaagagtgaggaagccaAGTCAACCTGAGCCTGAAcgaatgataagaaaaacaagccGCCCTGAGCCTGAAGAGGTGCTGAGAAAGACTAGCAAACCTGAGCCTGAAATGTTGAGGAAGACCAGTCAACCTGAACCtgaagaaagagtgaggaaggcAAGTCAACCAGAGCCTGAACGAATGCTGAGAAAGACAAGCCGACCTGAGACAGAAGAAGTGCTGAGAAAAAACAGTAAACCAGAGCCTGAGGTGTTGAGAAAGACCAGTAAACCAGAACCTGAAGGAGTAGTGAGGAAAACTAGCAAACCAGAGCCTGAAGAAGTGGTGAGAAAGACAAGTAAACCTGAACCAGAAGGATTACTAAGAAAAACTAGTCGGCCAGAACCAGAAGGAAGGCTGAGGAAAATTAGTAGAGAGTCTGAACCGGTACAAAGAAAGACTAGCCAACCTGAATCTGAGAAAGTAGTTTTACGAAAAGTTAGTGGCCAGGAAACATCAGAGGTCCCCAGAAAGACAAGCAATCAAGAACCTGACAAACTGTGTAGAAAAATTAGCACTGACCAGTTGAAGAGAAACAGTAAACATGAGCCTGAGGAATTACTGAGGAAGACAAGTAAGCAAGAGAGTGATGATGAAGAGCCAGAATGCTTGCAGGACAGAGTAAGTAGGTTTGGTGTACAGCTGAGATCCAGGAAGCCGtcaaacccaccaccacctaaagGACCCGTTCCCTCTGAAAGTGAAGAAGATCTGGCTCTCATGAATGACAAGAATAAGTTGTCTAATATCAAAAACAGATGGGAGTCAAAAATACAAAACGAAAATgaacagagagatagaaagcGAAGTTTGACCCAAAAACCcagtaaaatggaaaatgaaacagATAGGAAGGAGTCCATCATAGAAAACAAACCAGAAagtaaggatgaaaaaaatgaaacagagaagaagaaacccAATCAAAATGTCCAAACAGCTCCTGGAAAACAGCAAACACCAGGTCAAAAAGACACCCAGAGTAAAGAAGACTTGCAAGTTCAAAAGGATCCTTCAAATAAGCCAGTGATGCATCCTACAgatcagaaggaaagaaatacacaaaaactaAAGGATAAAGGTGAAATAGACCCTCCACCTAAAGTAAAACAAGGTCTATTTTTCCAAGATGTCAAATTAAAGAAGGCTAAAACAAGTGTCCCTGAAAAATCTAAACCAGAGAGCAAACAATTTCTCGAAGAAGTCAAATTACGGAAGGTTGAAACAAAACCACGTGCTGTTCACCGT gtaaATAGTGTAGTAGAGTTCTCAGATGATGAGGATGACctcttagaagaagaagaagaa AGTGAGGAATCTGATACAGAATCAGAGTCAGACGACTCAGAAGAGGAAACAGATGAAGACGAGGAAACATCAGAAGAagaatcagaggaggaggaggaggaggaggaggaggaggagaaacaaccaaaaatagataataaggcTAAGAAGACT GAACCACCACAGCCCACTCCTCAGACCAACACTGCT TTTGAGGAAGTTCCATGGTGGGAGGAGCCATCAGCTGAAGAG GATGAACCAGAGTTGATTTGGGACCAGTCTACAGATGACATGATCACTCAG TCTAACAATGCCCTGGAAAGTCCCCTTCCATGGTGGGAACAGCCTCAGGATGATGATGGG TCTAATAATGCTCACCAAAGTCCCATCCCATGGTGGGAACAGCCTCAGGACACAGGG TCTAACAATGCTTTGGAAAGTCCTGTTCCATGGTGGGAACAACCTCAGGATGCCAGG GAATGGAGTCCAGGTTCACCAGTTTTCAAGAAAGATGTGTTTGAGAGCATG AAGGTGAAATCCCAGCCaccaccccctccaccaccaccatcatctaaaaaacaaaaa GATGATGGTTCAGGACCTCCGCCACCTCCCCCAATGcctggaccaccaccaccaccacctccccagcCTGGGAGCCATCCAAAGAGGCCAACTTCTGTTGCCAAGAAACAAAAACTTGATCAACTTAAAAAGGCCGCCCGATCACGCCCTGACTGGAATGGACTACTGCGAGATATTGAG AGTGGTATTAAGCTTCGACGCTTGTCCTCCTGTGACAAAATGGACAGATCCACCCCGATGCTTCCAAACTCCAGAGGGAAAGGTGGCAAG TTTGTCTATGAATCGGAGAAGCCCATGGCCCACAATCAGCTGCTTCATGAAATCCATCGAGGTGTGAAGTTGCGTAAGGTCAAGACCAATGACAGGAGTAAGCCATGCTTCAGGGCTCTAG GTGTGAAGAAGCTTCGGCGTCAACTTACTATGGAAAATATCAACAAACTGGAAAGCATTCCGTCCTCctcagatgaggaagaagatattgataagatgaGGGACGACCTGCAGGCTACCAAAGGACAACTTGAAGATGAGattaagaatagaaagaaacttGAAAGAGAAAGCAAGATCTATAAAATTGACATAGCTGCATTACAAGCAGAAGTAAAAAGACTGAAAAGACAACTAAAAAGTGCAGGTATTAATGATCCAAAGCCAATGACTAATGGTGAAGCAGATGAAATTGTGCCAAAGTTAGAAAAATCTATGAGTAAGTTACGAATGCATGAAGATGAAGTTTTGGATTTCTCCGAGTTAGATACATTAGAGACTGAAATTAATAACCTTAAAGGTCAAGTAGATTCATACAAGAAACAAGCTGAGGACTATACAAACAAATACAATGAAGTTAACCAAAAGTTACTTGTGGCTGAAAATTCTGCTTCAGAATGGGAGCTCCGTAGCAActattatgaaaagaaatttaAGGCTCTGCAGAAGGAACAGTGTATTGAGCTCCCAGACATAGAAATTGTTGGTGTGCAGACAGATCCTATAGacttcactccaccaccaccttcatcaccaacAGAGGATGGTGATAGGAGACCTTTCCCCATGCCATCAAAATCAGGTTCCCGCAGAAGCTTTGCTTCATCAGTTCATAAAATGGAAAGcttcaaagaggaggaagaagatgatgatgacgatgatgaggatgatgaagaggaggaagaaagtgaggaggaatCTGAAGAAtctgaagaagaaacagaagaggaagatgaagagaaggcagcaGAAAAAAGAGCTATAAATGCTGcacgaagaatagaaagagacatCAAGCTGGCGACTAACAaacttaataatgtaaaatccaaagaagaaagaacacgagaggaaaggaaagcattAAGGGACAGAATGACAAAATGTTGTCATGACATGAAGACTGAGCGAGAAATGTACTTTAAGACTAAGAGAGAACTTGATGAAATGGCATCAGCTTTCAAAGCAtctgatgatgaagatgacagtagtgaagatgaagatgattcTGATGAATCAGATGATTCTGATGAGGAGGAAATTcctagagagaaagaagagggtgaAGAATGGTGGCTTGATGATACCACCAAAAAGCCAATAAaacttaagaagaaaaagaaaaggaaacttgatgccaatggagaagaggaaaaagattctGAACAATTGCCTGACATACAAGAACCTGTGTGGAGTGAATCTGAGCAAGAGGAGAGTGAGgcagatgatgaaaagaatgacagtgagaaaagattaataaaactTAAAAATAGAACACAAAAGCATGAGCAAAAACATGCCACTCTCAGGAAGGGTGTGAGTGCACTGAAGACTAAATTAGAACAATCTGAAGAGTTGCTTGCTGCAGAGAAGCGGAGACGCCAGAGATTGGATGAGGAACTTCACATTATGTTGGCTGAGTTATCATAG
- the LOC123503394 gene encoding trichohyalin-like isoform X21 yields the protein MPYKKQANTNPPAKMSATVLRKRSTEPPLAPQNERVTRIRQGQTDQEENREARQPQRIRTRKVDNDLQNDRNSTDNNTKNMQEANDARPPIKRWRSRDETNSVKPRDDLTDRKNIFQRENSRDEERFRQEREKREELRNKRDELRRREQTEREKREEQRRKEQEKEQESTSSIDDIRKRHEKEREELRRLQEERDRQEAQMRQKPEMNEKAEKDKQTEVNNQNKPFLRKFSRPEPEEVLRKNSRPEPEERVRKPSQPEPERMIRKTSRPEPEEVLRKTSKPEPEMLRKTSQPEPEERVRKASQPEPERMLRKTSRPETEEVLRKNSKPEPEVLRKTSKPEPEGVVRKTSKPEPEEVVRKTSKPEPEGLLRKTSRPEPEGRLRKISRESEPVQRKTSQPESEKVVLRKVSGQETSEVPRKTSNQEPDKLCRKISTDQLKRNSKHEPEELLRKTSKQESDDEEPECLQDRVSRFGVQLRSRKPSNPPPPKGPVPSESEEDLALMNDKNKLSNIKNRWESKIQNENEQRDRKRSLTQKPSKMENETDRKESIIENKPESKDEKNETEKKKPNQNVQTAPGKQQTPGQKDTQSKEDLQVQKDPSNKPVMHPTDQKERNTQKLKDKGEIDPPPKVKQGLFFQDVKLKKAKTSVPEKSKPESKQFLEEVKLRKVETKPRAVHRVNSVVEFSDDEDDLLEEEEESEESDTESESDDSEEETDEDEETSEEESEEEEEEEEEEEKQPKIDNKAKKTEPPQPTPQTNTAFEEVPWWEEPSAEEDEPELIWDQSTDDMITQSNNALESPLPWWEQPQDDDGSNNAHQSPIPWWEQPQDTGSNNALESPVPWWEQPQDAREWSPGSPVFKKDVFESMKVKSQPPPPPPPPSSKKQKDDGSGPPPPPPMPGPPPPPPPQPGSHPKRPTSVAKKQKLDQLKKAARSRPDWNGLLRDIESGIKLRRLSSCDKMDRSTPMLPNSRGKGGKFVYESEKPMAHNQLLHEIHRGVKLRKVKTNDRSKPCFRALGVKKLRRQLTMENINKLESIPSSSDEEEDIDKMRDDLQATKGQLEDEIKNRKKLERESKIYKIDIAALQAEVKRLKRQLKSAGINDPKPMTNGEADEIVPKLEKSMSKLRMHEDEVLDFSELDTLETEINNLKGQVDSYKKQAEDYTNKYNEVNQKLLVAENSASEWELRSNYYEKKFKALQKEQCIELPDIEIVGVQTDPIDFTPPPPSSPTEDGDRRPFPMPSKSGSRRSFASSVHKMESFKEEEEDDDDDDEDDEEEEESEEESEESEEETEEEDEEKAAEKRAINAARRIERDIKLATNKLNNVKSKEERTREERKALRDRMTKCCHDMKTEREMYFKTKRELDEMASAFKASDDEDDSSEDEDDSDESDDSDEEEIPREKEEGEEWWLDDTTKKPIKLKKKKKRKLDANGEEEKDSEQLPDIQEPVWSESEQEESEADDEKNDSEKRLIKLKNRTQKHEQKHATLRKGVSALKTKLEQSEELLAAEKRRRQRLDEELHIMLAELS from the exons ATGCcctacaaaaaa CAAGCAAACACAAATCCTCCAGCAAAAATGTCAGCCACAGTGCTCAGGAAAAGGAGCACTgaacctccacttgccccacaGAATGAACGTGTAACTAGGATCAGACAAGGTCAGACAGACCAGGAAGAGAACAGGGAAGCAAGGCAGCCACAGAGGATAAGAACACGGAAAGTAGACAATGATCTTCAGAATGACAGAAATTCTACAGATAACAATACAAAGAACATGCAGGAAGCCAACGATGCACGTCCACCTATTAAAAGATGGCGGAGCAGGGATGAAACAAATTCTGTGAAACCCAGGGATGAtttgacagacagaaaaaatatatttcagaGAGAAAACAGCCGAGATGAAGAGCGTTTCaggcaggaaagagaaaaaagggaagaactgagaaataaaagagatgaacttaggagaagagaacaaactgaaagagaaaagagagaggaacaacgacggaaggaacaggaaaaagaacaggaaagcaCAAGTTCAATAGATGATATACGCAAAAgacacgagaaagagagagaagaactaaGAAGattacaagaagaaagagacagacaggaagcaCAAATGAGACAGAAaccagaaatgaatgaaaaggctgagaaagacaaacaaacagaagttAACAATCAGAATAAGCCATTTTTAAGAAAATTTAGTAGACCTGAACCTGAAGAAGTGTTGAGGAAGAACAGTCGACCAGAGCCtgaagaaagagtgaggaagccaAGTCAACCTGAGCCTGAAcgaatgataagaaaaacaagccGCCCTGAGCCTGAAGAGGTGCTGAGAAAGACTAGCAAACCTGAGCCTGAAATGTTGAGGAAGACCAGTCAACCTGAACCtgaagaaagagtgaggaaggcAAGTCAACCAGAGCCTGAACGAATGCTGAGAAAGACAAGCCGACCTGAGACAGAAGAAGTGCTGAGAAAAAACAGTAAACCAGAGCCTGAGGTGTTGAGAAAGACCAGTAAACCAGAACCTGAAGGAGTAGTGAGGAAAACTAGCAAACCAGAGCCTGAAGAAGTGGTGAGAAAGACAAGTAAACCTGAACCAGAAGGATTACTAAGAAAAACTAGTCGGCCAGAACCAGAAGGAAGGCTGAGGAAAATTAGTAGAGAGTCTGAACCGGTACAAAGAAAGACTAGCCAACCTGAATCTGAGAAAGTAGTTTTACGAAAAGTTAGTGGCCAGGAAACATCAGAGGTCCCCAGAAAGACAAGCAATCAAGAACCTGACAAACTGTGTAGAAAAATTAGCACTGACCAGTTGAAGAGAAACAGTAAACATGAGCCTGAGGAATTACTGAGGAAGACAAGTAAGCAAGAGAGTGATGATGAAGAGCCAGAATGCTTGCAGGACAGAGTAAGTAGGTTTGGTGTACAGCTGAGATCCAGGAAGCCGtcaaacccaccaccacctaaagGACCCGTTCCCTCTGAAAGTGAAGAAGATCTGGCTCTCATGAATGACAAGAATAAGTTGTCTAATATCAAAAACAGATGGGAGTCAAAAATACAAAACGAAAATgaacagagagatagaaagcGAAGTTTGACCCAAAAACCcagtaaaatggaaaatgaaacagATAGGAAGGAGTCCATCATAGAAAACAAACCAGAAagtaaggatgaaaaaaatgaaacagagaagaagaaacccAATCAAAATGTCCAAACAGCTCCTGGAAAACAGCAAACACCAGGTCAAAAAGACACCCAGAGTAAAGAAGACTTGCAAGTTCAAAAGGATCCTTCAAATAAGCCAGTGATGCATCCTACAgatcagaaggaaagaaatacacaaaaactaAAGGATAAAGGTGAAATAGACCCTCCACCTAAAGTAAAACAAGGTCTATTTTTCCAAGATGTCAAATTAAAGAAGGCTAAAACAAGTGTCCCTGAAAAATCTAAACCAGAGAGCAAACAATTTCTCGAAGAAGTCAAATTACGGAAGGTTGAAACAAAACCACGTGCTGTTCACCGT gtaaATAGTGTAGTAGAGTTCTCAGATGATGAGGATGACctcttagaagaagaagaagaa AGTGAGGAATCTGATACAGAATCAGAGTCAGACGACTCAGAAGAGGAAACAGATGAAGACGAGGAAACATCAGAAGAagaatcagaggaggaggaggaggaggaggaggaggaggagaaacaaccaaaaatagataataaggcTAAGAAGACT GAACCACCACAGCCCACTCCTCAGACCAACACTGCT TTTGAGGAAGTTCCATGGTGGGAGGAGCCATCAGCTGAAGAG GATGAACCAGAGTTGATTTGGGACCAGTCTACAGATGACATGATCACTCAG TCTAACAATGCCCTGGAAAGTCCCCTTCCATGGTGGGAACAGCCTCAGGATGATGATGGG TCTAATAATGCTCACCAAAGTCCCATCCCATGGTGGGAACAGCCTCAGGACACAGGG TCTAACAATGCTTTGGAAAGTCCTGTTCCATGGTGGGAACAACCTCAGGATGCCAGG GAATGGAGTCCAGGTTCACCAGTTTTCAAGAAAGATGTGTTTGAGAGCATG AAGGTGAAATCCCAGCCaccaccccctccaccaccaccatcatctaaaaaacaaaaa GATGATGGTTCAGGACCTCCGCCACCTCCCCCAATGcctggaccaccaccaccaccacctccccagcCTGGGAGCCATCCAAAGAGGCCAACTTCTGTTGCCAAGAAACAAAAACTTGATCAACTTAAAAAGGCCGCCCGATCACGCCCTGACTGGAATGGACTACTGCGAGATATTGAG AGTGGTATTAAGCTTCGACGCTTGTCCTCCTGTGACAAAATGGACAGATCCACCCCGATGCTTCCAAACTCCAGAGGGAAAGGTGGCAAG TTTGTCTATGAATCGGAGAAGCCCATGGCCCACAATCAGCTGCTTCATGAAATCCATCGAGGTGTGAAGTTGCGTAAGGTCAAGACCAATGACAGGAGTAAGCCATGCTTCAGGGCTCTAG GTGTGAAGAAGCTTCGGCGTCAACTTACTATGGAAAATATCAACAAACTGGAAAGCATTCCGTCCTCctcagatgaggaagaagatattgataagatgaGGGACGACCTGCAGGCTACCAAAGGACAACTTGAAGATGAGattaagaatagaaagaaacttGAAAGAGAAAGCAAGATCTATAAAATTGACATAGCTGCATTACAAGCAGAAGTAAAAAGACTGAAAAGACAACTAAAAAGTGCAGGTATTAATGATCCAAAGCCAATGACTAATGGTGAAGCAGATGAAATTGTGCCAAAGTTAGAAAAATCTATGAGTAAGTTACGAATGCATGAAGATGAAGTTTTGGATTTCTCCGAGTTAGATACATTAGAGACTGAAATTAATAACCTTAAAGGTCAAGTAGATTCATACAAGAAACAAGCTGAGGACTATACAAACAAATACAATGAAGTTAACCAAAAGTTACTTGTGGCTGAAAATTCTGCTTCAGAATGGGAGCTCCGTAGCAActattatgaaaagaaatttaAGGCTCTGCAGAAGGAACAGTGTATTGAGCTCCCAGACATAGAAATTGTTGGTGTGCAGACAGATCCTATAGacttcactccaccaccaccttcatcaccaacAGAGGATGGTGATAGGAGACCTTTCCCCATGCCATCAAAATCAGGTTCCCGCAGAAGCTTTGCTTCATCAGTTCATAAAATGGAAAGcttcaaagaggaggaagaagatgatgatgacgatgatgaggatgatgaagaggaggaagaaagtgaggaggaatCTGAAGAAtctgaagaagaaacagaagaggaagatgaagagaaggcagcaGAAAAAAGAGCTATAAATGCTGcacgaagaatagaaagagacatCAAGCTGGCGACTAACAaacttaataatgtaaaatccaaagaagaaagaacacgagaggaaaggaaagcattAAGGGACAGAATGACAAAATGTTGTCATGACATGAAGACTGAGCGAGAAATGTACTTTAAGACTAAGAGAGAACTTGATGAAATGGCATCAGCTTTCAAAGCAtctgatgatgaagatgacagtagtgaagatgaagatgattcTGATGAATCAGATGATTCTGATGAGGAGGAAATTcctagagagaaagaagagggtgaAGAATGGTGGCTTGATGATACCACCAAAAAGCCAATAAaacttaagaagaaaaagaaaaggaaacttgatgccaatggagaagaggaaaaagattctGAACAATTGCCTGACATACAAGAACCTGTGTGGAGTGAATCTGAGCAAGAGGAGAGTGAGgcagatgatgaaaagaatgacagtgagaaaagattaataaaactTAAAAATAGAACACAAAAGCATGAGCAAAAACATGCCACTCTCAGGAAGGGTGTGAGTGCACTGAAGACTAAATTAGAACAATCTGAAGAGTTGCTTGCTGCAGAGAAGCGGAGACGCCAGAGATTGGATGAGGAACTTCACATTATGTTGGCTGAGTTATCATAG